In Taeniopygia guttata chromosome 14, bTaeGut7.mat, whole genome shotgun sequence, the genomic window ATTCCTGTCCAGGCAGCCGAGGTTGCAAACCCCACTGCTCAAGTGCATTACCTGCCTGAGCTTCAGCCATTTACTCCTCAAGGCTCAGAAACACCAGCAAAATGCCAGCCAGGGTCAGAGGTGTTAGTGAACATTGCAGCCACGCTAAACCTCTCCAACTGCAGGAAACAGCCCAGAACCTCCACTCAGGAAAGGTGGAGGCGGCTGGAGGTGGCAGTTCCCCATATCTTTTCCCTGGTGTTATTACCCTGGCCACTGaaacatgtgtgtgtgtgtgcctgctTACCCTTACCAACAGCACTGTCCGCTCTGCCGGGCCCTGCAGCGCCTGGCTGAGGGAAAACCGGGACCAGGAGGCGGTGGGCAATCCGCTCATGGTTTATTAACTGGAGGtgcagaggtgtgcagtccgtatctgTAATCCCAGCAGAccatcctctctcctttcctcctggcagtCTGGTAGTCGAAGGGcgaggggatgtgcagagcctgctgccgaagcccagcagcagctatccctctccttttctcctggtAACAgcaggaagtgtgtgtgtgctttgctcctgcttcccacagcccaatCCActctggtcctctgtaggttatggtgacaggtcaaacacagaccaaccagcacacccatccagccccctccactgtacccatcttttccatttaggggtgtttttcatccccaaaaccccctcccatgattccactggattattttgcatcccagtcctagaatggtagtgagggtggggggaggtaggtgattcccaggaacaattagctaattaacatttcaattaGCCCAAGCCaggtgtcccagccaggctgttttgttcatagcACGGGGGCTCTCGGTGCCCCCGGGCccagcgcggccccgccgctccctcACGGCAACAGGAAACCGCACGCGGCGGCTGTAAACACCGCCCGCCCCACGTGaccgcgcggccccgccccggccccgccccgccccggccccgcccccgccgcgctcccATTGGCCGCCGCGCCGTTGTTGACCATATACGGTCAGGTACTACCAAGCCGCGGGCGGCGGTTGGCCGGCCCCGCCCGTCACTCAACGCGCGCTGAGCGCTCCGCAAACAAAGCGGGGCCTGCTGGGAGTTGTAGTCCGGGCTGTGGCAAGGCGGCGGGACGGCGTGGTGAGCGGAAACTACAAGTCCCAGAGCGCCGCGcgggcccggccgcgccgccccgccccgggcggccgtgggcggggcTGGGCGGGCGCCGTGAGTCAGTGCCCGGTAAACATTGGCGTgagccgccggccccgccgtgctGGCGGCGCCCTGAgggcggcgggggccggggccggggccatGGACGAGCTCAAGCACCAGGTGATGATCAACCAGTTCGTGCTGGCGGCCGGATGCGCCGCCGACCAGgccaagcagctgctgcaggcgGCCCACTGGCAGTTCGAGGTGAGGCCGCCGCCCCGGTaccggccccgggcgggcccCCGCGTGGGGGCATCGCGCGGGGTTCGCGCAGCGTGGATGGGCGCTCGGCCTTGCGGACACGCCACTGCCCCCCCGCCCACCCACGGgcgtggcggcggcggcggcggcggggcgccGGCCGGGCCCCCGAGGTGCCCGAGGGAGCGTGGGCGCCACGCGGGGCGGGGGATCGGCAGCCACGTTGCGCGGGCAGTGCGCAGAGAGGGGCTCGCAACCTACCGGGGCCCCACGCCGGACCGCGGCCGTGAATCCGCCGAACCTTCCTCCtgttcccccccgcccccgccctcCCGCGTGGCCGTGGGCTGGAAAACCCCAGCGCAGCCTTTCCCACGGCCCTGCCCCGCGGAGTTTGAGATCTCCGTGGGAGAGGAGACTTTGTAGGTCAGAGCTTTTGTGGCTCCAGACGCCTTTTCCTCTCGCTCGCGGGTGGGATACTCCGTGACATTGACAGGGGTTAAcgccgggcggggggcgccgggggAGCTCCCCGGTGCCTTTCGGGGTGCTCAGCTCCTGCGGAGATCCCCGGACCTGAAGTGCAGGGAGCAAAGAGCAGTGCGGTGGCTATCGCCAATAAATTGCTTTCTAAATAGGATTTTTCCTTGTCTTCTGCAGCTCCTTAGGTTGGAGCTGATGGATTTGACGCTAATGGCACCTCGGTAATTGAagtgtctgtgctgtgctgcGGGAGCAGGTCTGAgtcaggctgggagcaggaggctCCGTTTGTTCCTCCTGCgtggctggagcacctctcctccctgccggggccgggcgctGCTGCCCCGGGCTCGTTCCGTAACGGAGCGGCGGCCCGGTGGACCCGGCACGGACCCGGCACGGACCCGTCCGTCACCGTGCGGGCGCAGCGCTCCCCCATGCTCCATCACCGGCCGGAGGCGTCCCAAAGCGTGGCCAGGGAGTGCGGGCTGGGCTCGCAGGGATCCCCAGCGCCGTGCCCGGTGAACGGGAGCACCGCTGGCGTGGGATGTGATGCATGTGTAACGTGCTCCGGCGTTTGTTTACTAACACAGCCTGACAGTGGCCCTCTGGGGCAGGCGGGATCCTCTTCCACCACCTCCGTGCGTGTCGCAAAAGAGCCGGGGACGGATGACATAAGTTGTAACGTGTCTTTCAAAAGGCTTTTTTGCAGAACTTTGCCACCGTTTGGCGAGTTGCACAAGTACAAAGAGCCGTCTCCTGCCGGCTGGGCACTCACATGACTCAGAGGAAGCTGGGCTGTAAACAAACGCTGCCGTTACCATGTTCCCACTCACTTTTGGTGCAACGGTCAGATAATTCCCTCTGCAAAATGGCCGCTGGGCACGGCTCCTCCTGGGAGCCACGCTGGGCCCGACCAGTCCAGCCTGCTCTCACCTCTTCCCTGGGATCCTCCCGAGGTTTTTGTTGTTCCAGTGCAGCACCCATTTGCTGGCTGGTCTGCATCTGCAGTGAGTATAAATCGGGGGAGTTCAGGCAAGTTCAGTACGAGGGAAGGCAGCATAAATTAACCATCTCCTTGGAGTCAAAGCGCTCCTCCAGGGGCACGCGTGAATGCCATCAGCCTGCTTGTACCTGAGCATTCTGCTCCTGCTGTAAGGCCACCATGGGGAGAGAGAGGTGTTCTGCACAGGGGAGCCTGGCTAGCTCAGTGacacacagcaggagctgggttgtcccagctctgtgcctctgtcctGGCCAGGGCACTCCTAGCATCCACCCAGGACCTTTCCTTTGTGGGCAAGTGTCCCCTTGCTGCCTGTGACAGCCCCTGGGTGTTCACAccagcaggagggagagggaggctGCTGTAAAACAGACAGCTTTGGGATGCTGGTGTTTTGggaccacttccctgggcttGGGCTGCTTTTGAGgctggctgctcagggaccaTTGTGTGTAGGAAGGTGAAGTGAGGGCTGCAAAGCGGATTTGCCCTGTGTGTGTCTTTCCAGCCCTGGTAGACCCAGAGTGTTTCCGGGGCGGAAGGAACATGATCCAGGACAGTGAGCAGGATGGGAGGTCAGGAAAACATTTGGGATACAGTCACCTTTGGCTGTAGTGTGAGCTGATTGAGTCTGTCCCATACTCCAGAAGGTTGACTAaggagccttttttttttttctcatcccaTCTCTCCCTGGGGAACAGTTCATGGGTAGGGTGTGGATCGCCTCTCTCACTGGCTGTAACTCCTCTTCTGTTTCCTGGGGACCCTGGGCAGGCTTTCTCCTGTTGTGCCCAGTTTAATTTGCAGCTCTGTGGGCCCTTCCATGCCTCCAGGGATGGCTGCTGTGGGTGCCAGCTGAaatggcactgccagcccagccctccagcagctggatcAGTGCCATGGCAGATCCCAGGGGGAGGTTTACAGGCCCAAGAAAGCAACTTGGAGTGTCTCTGGGTGAAGGCTGGCACTGAGCCTCCAGGGCCTGGCTTTTTGGGAGAAGCCAGGGAGCGCAGCTCCTTTGTGGCTGGAACCCAGCAGGTTACCAGGCAGACATTTCAGAGTTTGCAGACTCTCACATGGGGCTGGGCCGTGAATCAGGCTCCTTCATTGGTAGAAAGATATTATTTGGCTTTATGTGCTCATTGCCCTTGGGGCTGTTTGGGAAGGATAAGAAGAAACTGcttctaaaaaaacccacccattccttccttttcctggtGCTAAGAGCCTCCATTCAGTGTAGGGAGGTTGTGTGTGGGGAACAAGAGGAGGAGCAGGTGTCTGGCTTCACTCACTGTGTGCATGGCTAGATTTCACTTCCTCTTATGTATTTACATTTCATGAAGCCCCTTCTTGGTGGTTCAAGGACAGGGtgttcccagggctgcccctgctgctgggtGCCCCATGCGGGCAGGGCTCACACCTCCAGCCACCCTCTCTCTGACTGAGTCACGGCAGCTGCCTCTTGGCACCCTGGCAGAGTCCCTGTGTGATCCCTCTCCTGTGAAGCTCCTGGTTTTGCATCCTGGGAGGGGGCACAGTGGCCTGGTCACCTGCTGAGCGTGGCCAGGCCGTGGATgtggggctgccctgctcccatgCATGCCAGGGTGACACAGGCAGTGGGGCCTTTGGTCCAGGgtcagagctgagctgggctcgggctcctgctcctgctccaggagaggagCCTTAATTGGCTTTGCTGTTGCACCAGTCACGGTGGCACTTGTGAGGCTGTCCGGAGACCAGGTGGCATCAGTAGCTTTGGTTACGTGTGTCCCTGGCCCCCCGTGGCACCACGGGGAGTGTGGGGCCCTTGCTTGCCgggctggggctctgcaggtCCCTTGAGCTGACTGGGGGTGGTGGGCTttgtgctgggcacaggggctgtttctgctgtgcttggaaaggggcagagggaggggaagaGACACTTTTTTTAGGCAGAGGGGCCTGCAGTGGCAGAGTACTTCCTCTGCCCAGTCACAGCCTTCATCCCAGCGCTGGCAGGGATTGTTGGGCAGCTCAGGGGGCAGCAGGGACCTTCTCTGCCACTGTCTGCCAGTGGCACAGTCCCAGATATGAGGGCACTTGGaaggcaggagcacagagcagatTGAATCAGTTTATGGTATCTGGCTGTGCCCACACCTCTGCCTGTGTTTTCCATTTGGTGTTACCCCCTCTCTTATCACGATCTGTCAGCGATAGGACCTGTGGGTGTTGACATCCGACCTCACCCAGGACAAAGGGTAGTGTGACAGGGGGTGTCACTGCTACAGAAGTGTTTGTGTCTGACATTTCCTTAAATCAGAGCTGTGTGCTGTCCTGTCCAGAGCTCTCTCTAGGGCCACAGACCCTATTCCTGCTGCGTGGCCACCTCTGGGGTCTGTTGGGtcctgcctgcaggagctgaggctCTGAGCTCGCAGCGTGGCCAGGTGCAGAGTTCAGGTGCTGTGTTATTAAATGCAGCTATTGCAGGGAAGAGCCTTGCCAGCCCAGCTATTGCACACTCTCCCCGTGGTCTGGGAGCTGCCAGATTCTGCAGCAGGAATTGCTTCCCCCACCCAGGTCTCGATCATTGTTTGCAGACATTGCTCTGGCTGCCACCTGGTCGTACCAATAGTTTTCTGCTGTTTAGCCAGGAAATCATAAaccccttctccttcccagggccttccagcctggatttttggggcaaaatTAGTTTTCCCATTGGATCAATGAGCTGAGCTGACTTGCTGTCATTCATCCTGGCCCTGGGAATGACACAAGAGCATGAGGACACTGGGATGAGGAGCATGGGTGGTGGCAGGACTGTGGCTGCTGCAATTGAACAGGGTTTGGTACAACCTTCCTGTGCTTTTTCCAggcttttctgcctttctttccCCAGCAGCTTGGGTAACCCCAGTTCCTGGCTTTAGGAAGGGAGCAGAGTCTCGGGTAGTGTGGCAGCACCCGGCCACAGTCCTGGACCTCACACCCCAGAGTGGAGACCTGAAGGCCCTGGAGAGAGGCCTGAATGGAACTGAGGGGGATTCAGTTCAACCAGAACTGAATCAAAGCCAGTTCTCTTACATTTCCATCAAGTCTCGTCTACAACTGAATCAAAACATTGTTTTCTAGCCCCGACTCAGTTGAAGCCTGGCACAGAACAGGAGTCACCAtcacggaatcacagaatggtttgggttggaagggaccttgaaggtCACCgtcctgccatgggcagcaaCACCTTCaactatcccaggctgctccaagccccatctaacctggccttggacacttcagggatggggcagccacagcttctctgggcaacccgtgccaaggcctcaccaccctctgagTAAAAGAATTTCACCATTCCTACATCAGCTCAGTGCTGTGCACCCCCAAatctcctgctgcctctgctcctcccAGACCTGAGCTGGATGTCTGCCCTCCTGACCATCTTCTTCCCCTGGTCTTCCTACCTGCAACCCTTATTGCCTGTGACATATTTACCAGACTATTACTGGTTTTAACTGGAAGCTACAAAACAATGTCAGTCCCCATCATGCTGTCTGCAACTCAGTTGGAAATGTTCTGGCATATGGGGtgggcacctgctgcagcccctgccctgggggtcTCCTGGTGGGAATATGGGGACTGTGATCATGTCCTGTTGAAGACATGCCTTTAACTGGTTCCTGCTGGGGTTGGATTTGGTTTCCTTTGTTTCCCAGCACGTGGTGGTTGCAGAGCATTATTGTGAGTTGTGAAACACCCAGCAGTAGCTGCTTCTTGCAAGGATGGTGGTCCCAAATACGCATGGTTACCACCTGCCCTGGTGTGAGCAGATGGCAGGCGCAGgtccctgctcagggacagggagcagctgtgccctcaAGGCCTCCCTGTTTTGGCTCATCTTTGGGGTCTGGTAATGTGCAGGGGTGAGGTGGGTGCCTAGTTTGGATGCTGGTGGGTGCCCGGTTTGGATGCGGGTAGTAACAtcatctttccctttttttcccccctttcagACTGCTCTCAGTGCTTTTTTCCAAGAAACAAACATCCCCTACAGCCACCACCATCAGATGGTAAGTGCTTTGCCAGCTCCCCAGCTCTctcccagggcagagcaccAGCTGGCGGGTGCTTCAGGCTGGTGCTCATGTCCAGCTTGCTGCTTCCCAACTCCAGGAGTTCAGGCAGGGGGGtctggctgggcactgccagagctgccTGCCAAGGAGAGTTttcctggagagcagctggtgGCATAGCCTGCCCTGTGCagtgggacagcagagccctgcagacGGTTTGGGGCTGCTCTTCCAAAAGGGATTGTCTGAGAGAGGATGTTCTGGGCAAAACCAGTGGTCCACACCAGCCCAGCGTGGCAGAGAGAGCCTGGAGGAGCCTGAAGCACTGACCTGTGTAAACACACTCAAAGATACGTGGTGCTTcccatcctgcagcagccacGCACTCAGGTCCTTGTGCGCTCACTGGAGCGAGCAAATTCCTGGAGCGTTGCCGGAGCGTGGCTCTGGTGTGGCGTGCAGAGCGTCTGGAGGTGTGTAAACACCCACACGTGGGTGCTGCCTGCCTCTGCTctctctcagctgtccccaggctcgATCCCATAGCTCTCATGCCCCGGCAGCCCGTAATCTGCTTGGGCAGATGTGTCTCAAGGATTTACTGGCTGCAGCGGCCTTGTTTGACTCTCTGGGACAATTGGGGATTTGGAGCATGCAAAGCAAGTGCCCAGCAGGGCGTGAGCATGCCCAGTCTCCTGGGGGATGGGAGCTGAGCCTTGTGCCCACAGAGCCAGAAAGCTGCAGGCCCAGGGTGGCACCAGTGGGTTGTGGAGCAGAGGGGGTCCCTGAcctggctgggcagaggggtTCCTGTCTGGGCCCTCTGCCAGGAGCTCTTAGCACAGCACGAGCCTTCAGACCCTGAAACAGAGCAGCTCGTGGGCAGCACAGTCAGCAGAGCACCGGTCTGGGGGCTTCGTATGCCACAGCAGGGGTGCAGAGGGGTCTCATGCCACGCCCTGGTGGGAGGCAGAAGGTTGGGACTCCCCTCACCCCGTGTCTCCTTCCCACAGATGTGCACTCCTGCCAACACGCCGGCCACGCCGCCCAACTTCCCCGATGCCCTCACCATGTTCTCCCGCCTCAAGGCTTCCGAAAGCttcaacagcagcagccccgtggcCTCCATGGCGACttccccgccgcccccggccccgccgctgccgcagcACGGGGCCTTCAGCCCCGCCTGGCCCGCGGCCTCGCCGcccgggcagcagcagagcatgTGGACTCCGGCCGCGCCGGCGCAGCCCACGGGCTGGCCAGCCGCCGTCTCCCAGCAGGCCAGCGCCGAACAGAAGGCCAACGTGACCATGGAGGCAGAGAGATGAGGCCGCGGCGGAGAGCGGACGCGGCGGGGAGCCCTGcgtataaatatatatatatattttttctccccccctccccaaagaGGAGAGGAACTCCGCTGCCAGGGCGTCTGGCAGCCGCCGAGACACATGAGCAAATAGCTGCCTTGCATGGGTTTGGTTTGAAGTAGTTTTTACTTGTTCTCGAGCTGAATGGAGCTCCCCAGAGACAGCGGGAGGCTGCGTGGGACCGGTGCTGGCCTCTGCCTGGGACCCTGACGCTGCCAGACTCTTGGGGAGGGAGCACCCCCTCCTCTCGTGGGACACCGGAGTTTGCATGCCAGTGACATTTATGGAGGAGGTCCCTCCTCAGGGTCCCCTGGGCCACCCCACCAGGCAGAGTGGGTTGTGCCTGAGTG contains:
- the UBALD1 gene encoding UBA-like domain-containing protein 1, coding for MDELKHQVMINQFVLAAGCAADQAKQLLQAAHWQFETALSAFFQETNIPYSHHHQMMCTPANTPATPPNFPDALTMFSRLKASESFNSSSPVASMATSPPPPAPPLPQHGAFSPAWPAASPPGQQQSMWTPAAPAQPTGWPAAVSQQASAEQKANVTMEAER